A single Streptomyces mirabilis DNA region contains:
- the ctaD gene encoding cytochrome c oxidase subunit I, whose protein sequence is MSILNEPQGAGAAEDSYENELPVRRKQPGNVVIKWLTTTDHKTIGTLYLVTSFAFFCIGGVMALLMRAELARPGTQIMSNEQFNQAFTMHGTIMLLMFATPLFAGFTNWIMPLQIGAPDVAFPRLNMFAYWLYLFGSLIAVGGFLTPQGAADFGWFAYSPLSDAVRSPGVGADMWIMGLAFSGFGTILGAVNFITTIICMRAPGMTMFRMPIFVWNVLLTAVLVLLAFPVLAAALFALEADRKFGAHVFDAANGGALLWQHLFWFFGHPEVYIIALPFFGIISEVIPVFSRKPMFGYMGLIAATISIAGLSVTVWAHHMYVTGGVLLPFFSFMTFLIAVPTGVKFFNWIGTMWKGSLSFETPMLWAVGFLITFTFGGLTGVILASPPMDFHVSDSYFVVAHFHYVIFGTVVFAMFSGFHFWWPKFTGKMLDERLGKITFWTLFVGFHGTFLVQHWLGVEGMPRRYADYLAADGFTALNTISTISSFLLGLSILPFFYNVWKTAKYGKKVEVDDPWGYGRSLEWATSCPPPRHNFLTLPRIRSESPAFDLHHPEIAALDQLENAGHGEKALAGGKEAGK, encoded by the coding sequence GTGAGCATCCTCAACGAACCTCAGGGTGCCGGGGCAGCCGAAGACTCGTACGAGAACGAGCTGCCGGTGCGGCGCAAGCAGCCGGGCAACGTCGTGATCAAGTGGCTCACCACCACTGACCACAAGACGATCGGCACGCTCTACCTCGTCACGTCGTTCGCGTTCTTCTGCATCGGTGGCGTCATGGCGCTGCTGATGCGCGCCGAACTGGCGCGCCCCGGTACGCAGATCATGTCGAACGAGCAGTTCAACCAGGCGTTCACGATGCATGGCACGATCATGCTGCTGATGTTCGCGACGCCGCTGTTCGCCGGTTTCACCAACTGGATCATGCCGCTGCAGATCGGCGCGCCCGACGTGGCGTTCCCGCGGCTGAACATGTTCGCCTACTGGCTCTACCTGTTCGGCTCGCTCATCGCGGTCGGTGGCTTCCTCACCCCGCAGGGCGCGGCCGACTTCGGCTGGTTCGCCTACAGCCCGCTGTCGGACGCGGTCCGCTCGCCGGGCGTCGGCGCCGACATGTGGATCATGGGTCTGGCCTTCTCCGGCTTCGGCACGATCCTCGGTGCGGTCAACTTCATCACGACCATCATCTGCATGCGCGCCCCGGGCATGACGATGTTCCGCATGCCGATCTTCGTGTGGAACGTGCTGCTCACCGCGGTGCTGGTGCTGCTGGCCTTCCCCGTGCTGGCGGCGGCGCTGTTCGCGCTGGAGGCGGACCGAAAATTCGGTGCGCATGTGTTCGACGCCGCCAATGGCGGAGCCTTGCTATGGCAACACCTCTTCTGGTTCTTCGGCCATCCAGAGGTGTACATCATCGCTCTACCATTCTTCGGAATCATCTCCGAAGTCATCCCGGTGTTCTCCCGCAAGCCGATGTTCGGCTACATGGGCCTGATCGCCGCGACGATCTCCATCGCCGGTCTGTCCGTGACCGTGTGGGCGCACCACATGTACGTCACCGGTGGCGTACTGCTCCCGTTCTTCTCCTTCATGACGTTCCTCATCGCCGTGCCGACGGGCGTGAAGTTCTTCAACTGGATCGGAACGATGTGGAAGGGGTCCTTGAGTTTCGAGACCCCGATGCTCTGGGCGGTCGGCTTCCTGATCACCTTCACCTTCGGTGGTCTGACCGGTGTCATCCTGGCCTCGCCGCCGATGGACTTCCACGTCTCGGACTCGTACTTCGTGGTGGCGCATTTCCACTACGTGATCTTCGGTACGGTCGTGTTCGCGATGTTCTCCGGATTCCACTTCTGGTGGCCGAAGTTCACCGGCAAGATGCTGGACGAGCGCCTCGGAAAGATCACCTTCTGGACGTTGTTCGTGGGCTTCCACGGCACGTTCCTGGTGCAGCACTGGCTGGGTGTCGAGGGCATGCCGCGTCGCTACGCGGACTACCTCGCCGCCGACGGCTTCACCGCGCTGAACACGATCTCGACGATCAGCTCGTTCCTGCTCGGCCTGTCGATCCTGCCGTTCTTCTACAACGTGTGGAAGACCGCCAAGTACGGCAAGAAGGTCGAGGTCGACGACCCGTGGGGTTACGGCCGCTCGCTGGAGTGGGCCACGTCCTGCCCGCCGCCGCGCCACAACTTCCTCACGCTGCCGCGGATCCGTTCCGAATCCCCGGCCTTCGACCTGCACCACCCGGAGATCGCCGCTCTCGACCAGCTCGAGAACGCCGGTCACGGTGAGAAGGCCCTCGCTGGTGGCAAGGAGGCCGGCAAGTGA
- the coxB gene encoding cytochrome c oxidase subunit II translates to MSPNGSDRSPRRPMRRKLLQALTAGLVLATATGCTYKDFPRLGMPTPTTEEGPRILSLWQGSWAAALAVGVLVWGLILWSVFFHRRSRTKVEVPPQTRYNMPIEALYTVVPLIIVSVLFYFTARDETKLLSLKPKPDVTVNVVGYQWSWGFNYIEDVPGVTGNAKIDPNLKAIPDRFKKDFPANAGGVYEVGTPGERNPQTGNPGPTLWLPKGKTVRFVLTSRDVIHSFWVVPFLMKMDVIPGHTNSFQVTPNKEGTFLGKCAELCGVDHSRMLFNVKVVSPERYEAHLKQLAAQGQTGYVPAGIEQTGHEKNRETNNL, encoded by the coding sequence GTGAGTCCCAACGGCTCCGACCGCTCGCCGCGGCGCCCGATGCGGCGGAAGCTGCTGCAGGCACTGACTGCGGGCCTGGTCCTGGCGACCGCCACCGGTTGCACATACAAGGACTTCCCCCGCCTTGGTATGCCCACCCCGACCACGGAAGAGGGTCCGCGGATCCTCTCCCTGTGGCAGGGGTCCTGGGCGGCCGCGCTCGCCGTTGGCGTGCTGGTGTGGGGCCTGATCCTGTGGAGTGTGTTCTTCCACCGGCGCAGTCGCACCAAGGTCGAAGTTCCTCCGCAGACCCGGTACAACATGCCCATCGAGGCGCTGTACACGGTGGTCCCGCTCATCATCGTCTCGGTGCTGTTCTACTTCACCGCCCGCGACGAGACGAAGCTCCTCAGCCTCAAGCCGAAGCCGGACGTCACGGTCAACGTGGTCGGCTATCAGTGGAGCTGGGGCTTCAACTACATCGAGGACGTTCCCGGTGTCACCGGCAACGCCAAGATCGACCCGAACCTGAAGGCCATTCCGGACCGGTTCAAGAAGGACTTCCCGGCGAACGCCGGCGGTGTCTACGAGGTCGGTACGCCGGGTGAGCGGAACCCGCAGACGGGCAACCCCGGTCCGACCCTCTGGCTACCCAAGGGCAAGACGGTCCGCTTCGTCCTCACTTCGCGTGACGTCATCCACTCCTTCTGGGTGGTGCCGTTCCTGATGAAGATGGACGTCATCCCGGGCCACACCAACTCCTTCCAGGTGACCCCCAACAAGGAGGGCACCTTCCTGGGCAAGTGCGCCGAGCTGTGCGGCGTCGACCACTCCCGGATGCTCTTCAACGTGAAGGTCGTCTCCCCCGAGCGCTACGAGGCCCACCTCAAGCAGCTCGCGGCGCAGGGACAGACCGGTTACGTCCCGGCCGGCATTGAGCAGACGGGCCACGAGAAGAACCGGGAGACGAACAACCTGTGA
- a CDS encoding cysteine desulfurase/sulfurtransferase TusA family protein has protein sequence MAYFDAASAAPLHPVARQALQASLDEGWADPSRLYREGRRARLLLDAAREAAAEAVGCRPDELTFTSSGTRAVHSGIEGALAGRRRVGRHLIVSAVEHSSVLHSAEVHETAGGSVTTVPVDRAGTVSPSSYAAAMRPDTALACLQSANHEVGTEQPVREVAEACRAAGVPLLVDAAQSLPWRRVEGDWSLLTASAHKWGGPSGVGLLVVRKGVRFAPQGPVDERESGRAAGFENIPAVVAAAASLRAVRAEAAAEAARLRELTERIRVRVPELVPDVEVVGDAVHRLPGIVTFSCLYVDGETLLHELDRAGFSVSSGSSCTSSTLTPSHVLKAMGVLSEGNVRISLPPGTPSEDVDRFLSVLPDVVADVREKLGAPTAPAPPSPSPSDSDALVVDSLGKRCPIPVIELAKVIGDVPVGGTVRVLSDDEAARLDIPAWCEMRGQEYVGEEPADHGFAYVVRRVS, from the coding sequence GTGGCCTACTTCGATGCTGCTTCCGCTGCTCCTCTTCATCCCGTCGCCCGGCAGGCCCTGCAGGCCTCGCTCGACGAGGGGTGGGCCGATCCCTCGCGGCTCTACCGGGAGGGACGACGGGCCCGGCTGTTGCTCGACGCGGCGCGCGAGGCGGCGGCCGAGGCGGTGGGGTGCCGCCCGGACGAGCTGACCTTCACCTCGTCCGGCACCCGGGCGGTGCACTCCGGGATCGAGGGTGCGTTGGCGGGCCGCCGGCGCGTCGGACGCCACCTGATCGTGTCAGCCGTCGAACACTCGTCGGTACTCCATTCGGCAGAGGTCCACGAGACGGCGGGCGGCTCGGTGACGACGGTGCCCGTCGACCGCGCGGGCACCGTCTCCCCTTCCTCCTACGCCGCCGCCATGCGCCCCGACACCGCGCTCGCGTGCCTCCAGTCCGCCAACCACGAGGTGGGCACGGAGCAGCCGGTGCGAGAGGTCGCGGAGGCGTGCCGGGCGGCGGGGGTGCCGCTGTTGGTGGACGCGGCGCAGTCACTGCCCTGGCGCCGGGTGGAGGGCGACTGGTCCCTCCTGACGGCAAGTGCCCACAAATGGGGCGGCCCTTCGGGGGTCGGACTGCTCGTCGTGCGCAAGGGGGTGCGGTTCGCTCCCCAAGGGCCCGTGGACGAGCGGGAGTCGGGGCGGGCGGCGGGCTTCGAGAACATCCCGGCCGTGGTGGCCGCGGCGGCGTCGCTGCGGGCGGTACGGGCGGAGGCGGCCGCGGAGGCCGCGCGCCTGCGGGAACTGACGGAACGGATTCGCGTACGGGTGCCCGAACTGGTCCCGGACGTGGAGGTGGTCGGGGACGCGGTTCACCGTCTCCCGGGGATCGTCACCTTCTCCTGCCTGTACGTCGACGGGGAGACGCTCCTGCACGAACTGGACCGGGCGGGTTTCTCCGTCTCCTCAGGCTCCTCCTGCACGAGCAGCACACTGACCCCGAGCCATGTCCTGAAGGCGATGGGCGTCCTGAGCGAGGGCAACGTCCGAATCTCGCTGCCGCCGGGTACGCCGTCCGAGGATGTCGACCGGTTCCTGTCGGTGCTGCCGGACGTGGTCGCGGACGTACGCGAGAAACTCGGCGCCCCGACGGCGCCGGCGCCGCCCTCCCCGTCCCCCTCCGACTCCGACGCGCTCGTGGTGGACTCCCTCGGCAAGCGCTGCCCCATCCCGGTCATCGAACTGGCCAAGGTCATCGGGGACGTGCCGGTGGGCGGCACGGTTCGCGTCCTCTCGGACGACGAGGCCGCCCGGCTGGACATCCCGGCGTGGTGCGAGATGCGGGGGCAGGAGTACGTCGGGGAGGAGCCGGCGGACCACGGCTTCGCCTATGTGGTCCGCCGGGTGTCCTAG
- a CDS encoding cytochrome c oxidase subunit 4, whose protein sequence is MKVQGKMFLWLAAFILVMAIVYGVWSKEPAGTTALFLAFGLSVMIGYYLAFTARRVDQLAQDNDEADVADEAGEVGFFSPHSWQPLALGVGGALAFMAVVFGWWLLYFGFPLILIGLWGWVFEYYHGENRTQ, encoded by the coding sequence GTGAAGGTCCAAGGCAAGATGTTCCTCTGGCTGGCTGCCTTCATCCTCGTCATGGCGATCGTCTATGGCGTGTGGTCGAAGGAGCCGGCCGGTACCACGGCGCTCTTCCTGGCCTTCGGCCTGAGCGTCATGATCGGCTACTACCTGGCCTTCACGGCCCGGCGGGTCGACCAGCTGGCGCAGGACAACGACGAGGCCGATGTCGCGGACGAGGCCGGCGAGGTGGGCTTCTTCAGCCCGCACAGCTGGCAGCCGCTCGCGCTCGGTGTCGGCGGCGCGCTCGCCTTCATGGCCGTCGTCTTCGGCTGGTGGCTGCTGTACTTCGGGTTCCCGCTCATCCTGATCGGCCTGTGGGGCTGGGTCTTCGAGTACTACCACGGTGAGAACCGCACCCAGTAG